TTGGCCTTGATCGGGTTGGCGGGCAGGCCGGGCGGATCGAACAGGCCGTGGAAGCTGGCGACGCCCGCCACGTCCGCGCCCGAGCGGGCGAGGTCGAGGACGCACTGGCCGCCGAAGCAGAAGCCGATCGCCGCGACCCGGGCCGGGTCGACACCGCCCTGGGCGCGGGTCACGTCGAGGATGGCGAGCAGACGGTCGCGCAGGGCGGCGCGGTCCTGGCGCAGGCGGGTGAGTTCGCCGAACATCACCTCGCGGGCGGCGCCGCGAAATTGCTTGCCGAAGGTGTCGGCGACGAGGGCGTGATAGCCCCAGCCGTTCAACCGCGCGGCGAACCCGCGCTCGAGGTCGGAGACGCCCATCACCGTCGGGACGATGATCACCGTGCCCTTCGCGGCGCCCTCGGCCGGCAGCCAGAGATGCTCGAGTTCCTCGCCGGCGAAATGCTGCGGGACGGCGGTTTCGGGCATGGGGTCTCCAACGGAAAAAGGCAGGGCCGGGCAGCCGATTAGCAGGACGCGCGGCTTGGCCCAAGGGCGGTCGAAATGGCAGGGTTGACGACGAACCGTGCAAATCTGTAGACGAACCGAGTTTCAACGACGGAGTCTCGCCCGATGGATCAGCCCACCCCGACCGGAAAACTGCTTCGCGCGCTCGGTATCGCCGCACTGTTGTCGATCGGGATTTTCGTCACCTGGCTGATGATCAGCGACCGCCGCTCGCAATCGGACGAGGCGCGCTCGAGCATCGCCGCGGGGTGGGGCGAGCCGCAGGTGATTGCCGGGCCCGAGCTCAGCATTCCGTTCAAGACCATCAGCGCGGCGACCACCGATGCCAATGGGAAGATCGTCAGCGGGCCCGAGACGGTCGAGCGGCGGCTGATCGTCGCGCCGCAGGGGGTCGATGCGGCGACGCGGATCGCGCCCGAGCGCCGGGCCCGGTCGATCTATGAGGTGGTGGTCTATCATGCCGACACGCAAGGCCGCGCGACCTTTGCGCTGCCGAGCGACCTGACCCGGCTCGGCGTGCCGGCGGGGTCGCTCGAACTCAATCGGGCCGAACTGCACTTCGGGGTCAGCGATAGCCGGGGCCTCAGCGCCAATCCGCTGGTGCGGGTCGGCGGGAAAGCGCTTCCGCTTGGGCCGGGCGGGGGGACCAGCATGGTCAATGGCGGATTCTATGCGCCGATCGACCTGACGCAGCTCGACCCGGCGCGCTTCTCGGTCGACTTCTCCTTCGCGCTGCGCGGCAACGGCTCGTTCGCCTTCATGCCGCGGGCGGGCGACACCGCGTGGAAATTGAGCTCGACCTGGGCGAACCCGAGCTTCACCGGCGGCTTCCTCCCCGAGCAGCGCCAGGTGGCCAAGGACGGCTTCACCGCTGCCTATCGGATCGGCAACCTCGCGCTCGGCCGCTCGCTGCTGTTCATCGAGGGGGACGAGAAGGGGAATTCGAGCGACGAGGCGGTGAGCCAGGCGCGCGCCGGGGTCGACCTGATGCAGCCGGTCGATCTCTACAGCCAGGTCGACCGGGCGACGAAATACGGCTTCCTGTTCATCGGCTTCACCTTCCTGGCGTTCCTGCTGTTCGACATCATCGGCGGGGTGCGCGTGGTGGCGATCGAATATCTGCTCGCCGGGGCGGCGCTGGTGCTGTTCTTCGTGCTGCTGCTGGCGTTTGCCGAGGTGATCGGCTTTGCCGCCGCCTACGTCGTCGCCGCGGGCGCGATCGCCGCGCTCAACACGGCTTATTCGGCGGCGGTGCTGGGGAGCTGGCGGCGCGGGCTGGTGATCGGGGCGATCCTCGCCGCGCTCTATGCCGTGCTCTACGTCCTGCTCAGCCTCGAGGCCTATGCGCTGCTGATCGGCGCGCTGCTGCTGCTCGTCGCGCTGGCGGGGACGATGTACGTCACCCGCCGGCTCGACTGGACCGGGGAGCGGCGGCGGGTGGCGGAGGAAGCGGCGCCGCTTTGACGCCGCGCGCAAAGGGGAATAGGCGCCGTCCGCTTATGACTGATCCTGTTCCCCCCAAGCGTATCTTTCCCAATGCGAAGGTCGACGCCGAAGCCGCCAAGCATATCCCGTCGTCGCCGCAGACGGAGGACGCCGCCTACACGCTGGCGTTCCAGGACAAGGACTTCCTGCTGCGGCCCGATCTCCGGCCGGTGCGCTTCCAGCTCGAGCTGTTGAAGCCCGAGCTGCTGCTCGACGAGCAGAAGATCGGCTCGACCTTCGTCTTCTACGGCTCGGCGCGGGTGCCCGAGCCGGCCAAGGCCGAGGCGCTGCTCGCGGCGGCGCGGACCGACGAGCAGAAGGTCATCGCCGAGCGGCTCAAGGCCAAGTCGCATTATTACGAGGTTGCGCGCGAGCTGGCGCGGCTGGTCAGCCGGACCGAGCCCGACGACGAGGGCAAGCGCCACTTCGTGGTCTGCTCAGGGGGCGGCCCGAGCTTCATGGAAGCCGCCAACCGCGGCGCCGCCGACGAGGGGGCGGAGTCGATCGGCTTGAACATCGTGCTGCCGCACGAGCAATTGCCCAACCCCTATGTGACCCCGCACCTCAGTTTCCAGTTCCACTACTTCGCCTTGAGGAAGATGCACTTCCTGCTGCGCGCGCGGGCGGTGGCGGTGTTCCCGGGCGGGTTCGGGACGTTCGACGAGATGTTCGAGCTGTTGACGCTCATCCAGACGGGCAAGGTGCGGCCGCTGCCGATCCTGCTCTACGGGCGCGAGTTCTGGAACCGGGTGGTCAATTTCGAGGCGCTGGTCGAGGAGGGCGTGATCAGCGCCCGCGACCTCGACCTCATCACCTGGTGCGAGACGGCCGAGGAAGGCTGGGCCGCGGTGTGCGACCATTATGCCGAGGCCGAGCAGCGCGCGGCGGCCGAATAGGTCTCGGCGCCGCCGGTAAGTGGCGGCGCTTTTACCCTTACTTCTTGTTGTTGGCGGGGCTGGCCTTCTGGGTCGGCGACGGGCCGGTCAGCTTGGAGGCGCCTTCGCCACCGATGCTGCCCTGGCCGGCCGTGGCCGCCTGCTGCTCGTTGAGCACCGGCTGGTCCTTGGCCTTCTGCGCGCCGGCCGAGGCATTCTCGGCAGCCGCCTTGGCGCCCGCCGCGGCGGGAGTCGCGCCGCCGGCCTTGGCGTCGGCACCGGCCGCGGGGGCCGCCGGCATCGGCAGCGGCGACGGGCTCTTGCTGTTCAAAAAGGCGATGACG
The Sphingomonas ginsengisoli An et al. 2013 genome window above contains:
- a CDS encoding dienelactone hydrolase family protein gives rise to the protein MPETAVPQHFAGEELEHLWLPAEGAAKGTVIIVPTVMGVSDLERGFAARLNGWGYHALVADTFGKQFRGAAREVMFGELTRLRQDRAALRDRLLAILDVTRAQGGVDPARVAAIGFCFGGQCVLDLARSGADVAGVASFHGLFDPPGLPANPIKAKVVAYHGWDDPMVKPEAVVALGQELTAAGADWQIHAYGHTGHGFTNPHATTEIGIPGVAFNEAANRRSWQALEDYLAELFG
- the creD gene encoding cell envelope integrity protein CreD, with translation MDQPTPTGKLLRALGIAALLSIGIFVTWLMISDRRSQSDEARSSIAAGWGEPQVIAGPELSIPFKTISAATTDANGKIVSGPETVERRLIVAPQGVDAATRIAPERRARSIYEVVVYHADTQGRATFALPSDLTRLGVPAGSLELNRAELHFGVSDSRGLSANPLVRVGGKALPLGPGGGTSMVNGGFYAPIDLTQLDPARFSVDFSFALRGNGSFAFMPRAGDTAWKLSSTWANPSFTGGFLPEQRQVAKDGFTAAYRIGNLALGRSLLFIEGDEKGNSSDEAVSQARAGVDLMQPVDLYSQVDRATKYGFLFIGFTFLAFLLFDIIGGVRVVAIEYLLAGAALVLFFVLLLAFAEVIGFAAAYVVAAGAIAALNTAYSAAVLGSWRRGLVIGAILAALYAVLYVLLSLEAYALLIGALLLLVALAGTMYVTRRLDWTGERRRVAEEAAPL
- a CDS encoding LOG family protein, which codes for MTDPVPPKRIFPNAKVDAEAAKHIPSSPQTEDAAYTLAFQDKDFLLRPDLRPVRFQLELLKPELLLDEQKIGSTFVFYGSARVPEPAKAEALLAAARTDEQKVIAERLKAKSHYYEVARELARLVSRTEPDDEGKRHFVVCSGGGPSFMEAANRGAADEGAESIGLNIVLPHEQLPNPYVTPHLSFQFHYFALRKMHFLLRARAVAVFPGGFGTFDEMFELLTLIQTGKVRPLPILLYGREFWNRVVNFEALVEEGVISARDLDLITWCETAEEGWAAVCDHYAEAEQRAAAE